The following coding sequences lie in one Candidatus Eremiobacterota bacterium genomic window:
- the fliN gene encoding flagellar motor switch protein FliN, producing MPDSLKPLADAMFGSAASVLGALAGRTVTAGKSSRTEHDGSIRIDPEAVATVTRIPSADLAFVCRYPKRDLAHVVELMLGSPGDGGELDAMQLSIVHETVAQISSAMGEQLAGATRHSAQGIDSIVATEASAFPAPPFVTFSAALDLGDGFKTTLTLDFDVLAQHRLAPEAAKSAQPPPVFAAAKQPARGRVEEGQPVAFTPMAPTPVRTAAPGQANLDLVHDVPLEISAVLGQTELSLREVVSMQTGSVFELDKLSTEPIDLYVNKILIARGEVVVVDDKFAVKISELNPVVDRI from the coding sequence GTGCCCGACAGTCTCAAGCCACTCGCCGATGCGATGTTCGGCTCCGCGGCCAGCGTCCTGGGCGCGCTCGCCGGCCGCACCGTCACCGCGGGCAAGTCCTCCCGCACCGAGCACGACGGCTCGATCCGCATCGATCCCGAAGCCGTCGCGACGGTCACCCGCATCCCGTCGGCCGATCTGGCCTTCGTCTGCCGCTACCCGAAGCGCGATCTCGCCCACGTCGTGGAGCTGATGCTCGGCAGCCCGGGCGACGGCGGCGAGCTGGACGCGATGCAGCTCTCGATCGTCCACGAGACCGTCGCGCAGATCTCCAGCGCGATGGGCGAGCAGCTCGCCGGCGCGACGCGCCATTCCGCCCAAGGGATCGACTCGATCGTCGCCACCGAAGCGAGCGCGTTTCCGGCGCCGCCGTTCGTGACGTTCAGCGCCGCGCTCGACCTGGGCGACGGCTTCAAGACGACGCTGACGCTCGACTTCGACGTCCTCGCGCAGCACCGGCTCGCACCCGAGGCGGCGAAGTCCGCCCAACCGCCGCCGGTGTTCGCCGCCGCGAAGCAGCCCGCGCGCGGGCGGGTCGAAGAAGGCCAGCCGGTCGCGTTCACCCCGATGGCGCCCACCCCGGTCCGCACTGCGGCGCCCGGCCAGGCGAACCTCGACTTGGTGCACGACGTCCCGCTGGAGATCTCCGCGGTGCTCGGGCAGACGGAGCTCTCGCTGCGCGAGGTCGTCTCGATGCAGACCGGGAGCGTCTTCGAGCTCGACAAGCTTTCGACCGAGCCGATCGACCTGTACGTGAACAAGATCCTGATCGCGCGCGGCGAGGTCGTCGTCGTCGACGACAAGTTCGCGGTGAAGATCAGCGAGCTCAACCCCGTCGTCGACAGGATCTAG
- the fliR gene encoding flagellar biosynthetic protein FliR, with protein sequence MTGAWNVFGLTTGQFETGLLVLVRVSAMLMLVPIFSQTQVPQLVRFGLGLLLALVIVRVVPPMAPLGGLGALTVAILAQVFIGLVFGFVAFLLFTGIQFAGEIIDVQIGFAVVNIVNPLTSQNVTVIGEFQLALATLLYLAADAHHALIAGMAGSFNLVPLPFVAAPELVAGDVMRFFAQALFIVFQIAAPVAIALFLVNVMLGLMARVAPQMNVFVVGFPIQITVGLIMLIVALPLLGAVFPALVDTSQRQLDTVLRAMAPATSPQPSPTP encoded by the coding sequence ATGACCGGCGCCTGGAACGTCTTTGGGCTGACGACCGGGCAGTTCGAGACGGGGCTGCTGGTGCTGGTGCGCGTTTCGGCGATGCTGATGCTGGTGCCGATCTTCTCACAGACGCAGGTGCCGCAGCTCGTGCGCTTCGGCCTGGGGCTGCTGCTGGCGCTGGTGATCGTGCGCGTCGTCCCGCCGATGGCGCCGCTCGGGGGGCTCGGCGCGCTGACGGTCGCGATCCTCGCGCAAGTGTTCATCGGGCTCGTCTTCGGCTTCGTCGCGTTTCTGCTGTTCACCGGGATCCAGTTCGCCGGCGAGATCATCGACGTGCAGATCGGCTTCGCGGTGGTGAACATCGTCAACCCGCTCACCTCGCAGAACGTCACCGTGATCGGCGAGTTCCAGCTCGCGCTCGCGACGCTGCTCTACCTCGCCGCGGACGCGCACCACGCGCTGATCGCCGGAATGGCCGGCTCGTTCAACTTGGTCCCGCTGCCGTTCGTCGCCGCGCCCGAGCTGGTCGCCGGGGACGTGATGCGCTTCTTCGCGCAGGCGCTGTTCATCGTCTTCCAGATCGCCGCGCCGGTCGCGATCGCGCTGTTTCTGGTGAACGTGATGCTCGGGCTGATGGCGCGCGTCGCGCCGCAGATGAACGTCTTCGTCGTCGGCTTCCCGATCCAGATCACGGTCGGGCTCATCATGCTGATCGTCGCGCTCCCGCTGCTCGGCGCGGTCTTCCCCGCGCTGGTCGACACCTCGCAGCGCCAGCTGGACACCGTCCTGCGCGCGATGGCGCCCGCCACCTCACCGCAGCCGAGCCCGACGCCGTAA
- the fliM gene encoding flagellar motor switch protein FliM → MSMLSQEEIDALVNQLAAPDLAAAVPEVRKIKPFDFRFNKRLDKFSTNQLQTLRTLHDNFTRLLNNSLSVYLRTRVEATNVSIEQVSYGDFISSIGIPSILSIFSMDPLPGSGIIQVDLNLVFSIIDRLLGGPGWYPNKLRDLTDIERTLMQRFMARMLNSYRESWNYLLTLSLKIEALDSNPQFIPRIIPLDQIVALVTCELKVGDMAGVMNFCLPYQVLNQVGAQLSDFQWSPSVAAGRGMTEHDIAQLARNVERAPVDVTVELGKTVVSLRDLIALQPGDLLMFDKPVGEPLAATVNEREKFKVFPGVNRDRLAVRVSQVVESEE, encoded by the coding sequence ATGAGCATGCTGTCGCAAGAAGAGATCGACGCGCTCGTCAACCAGCTTGCCGCACCGGACCTCGCGGCCGCGGTGCCGGAAGTCCGCAAGATCAAGCCGTTCGACTTCCGCTTCAACAAGCGGCTCGACAAGTTCAGCACCAACCAGCTGCAGACGCTGCGCACGCTGCACGACAACTTCACCCGGCTGCTGAACAACTCGCTTTCCGTGTACCTGCGCACGCGCGTCGAAGCCACCAACGTCTCGATCGAACAGGTCAGCTACGGCGACTTCATCTCCTCGATCGGGATTCCGTCGATCCTGTCGATCTTCTCGATGGACCCGCTGCCGGGCTCGGGGATCATCCAGGTCGACTTGAACCTGGTCTTCTCGATCATCGACCGGCTCCTCGGCGGCCCAGGCTGGTACCCGAACAAGCTGCGCGACCTCACCGACATCGAGCGCACGCTGATGCAGCGCTTCATGGCGAGGATGCTCAACAGCTACCGTGAGTCGTGGAACTACCTGCTCACGCTCTCGCTGAAGATCGAGGCGCTCGACTCGAACCCGCAGTTCATCCCGCGCATCATCCCGCTCGACCAGATCGTCGCGCTCGTGACCTGCGAGCTGAAGGTCGGCGACATGGCGGGCGTGATGAACTTCTGCCTGCCGTACCAGGTGCTGAACCAGGTCGGCGCGCAGCTTTCCGACTTCCAGTGGTCCCCGAGCGTCGCCGCCGGCCGCGGGATGACCGAGCACGACATCGCGCAGCTCGCGCGCAACGTCGAGCGCGCGCCGGTCGACGTCACCGTCGAGCTCGGCAAGACCGTCGTCTCGCTGCGCGACCTGATCGCGCTCCAGCCGGGCGACCTGCTCATGTTTGACAAGCCGGTCGGGGAGCCGCTCGCCGCGACGGTGAACGAGCGCGAGAAGTTCAAGGTGTTCCCCGGCGTGAACCGCGACCGGCTCGCGGTCCGGGTCAGCCAGGTCGTCGAGAGCGAGGAGTAA
- the fliQ gene encoding flagellar biosynthesis protein FliQ produces MTYAAALSLGREAIFIALLVCAPALLLGLATGLIVSVFQAVTQIQEPTLAFIPKIVVVALAILLFGPFMLALLTDFTTRVFTGIPAFIR; encoded by the coding sequence GTGACGTACGCGGCGGCATTGTCGCTCGGGCGCGAGGCGATCTTCATCGCCTTGCTGGTCTGCGCGCCGGCGCTGCTGCTCGGGCTCGCGACCGGGCTGATCGTCTCGGTCTTTCAGGCCGTGACGCAGATCCAAGAGCCGACGCTCGCCTTCATCCCGAAGATCGTCGTGGTCGCGCTGGCGATCCTGCTCTTCGGCCCGTTCATGCTGGCGCTCCTCACCGACTTCACGACCCGAGTCTTCACCGGCATACCCGCCTTCATTCGATGA
- the flhB gene encoding flagellar biosynthesis protein FlhB, with protein sequence MARPDATEKATPKRRREARERGQVARSQDIGGSAIFLAIVIALHAGFMAALGAGAQAFQVALTHAGAHDELTISSVGGLFAGAMLPYAPLLAMAFGAAVVLAVVANVLQFGLLFSPALLAPNFGKLNPLAGFKRIFFSPQTLVQFAKQLLKLTIVIIICWLGVKDNFTLLYALAHASPHDIIVTIEGIVFGIGLKVGILLLLLGIADYVWERRRLEQSLKMTKTEVRDEHRQQEGNPEAKQALRQRQRAMARKRMMAAVPKATVVVTNPTHYAVALLWDEIKMDAPLLVAKGTDLIAKRIRELAAEHDVPILENPPLARTLYAKVELDSPVPPDMYAAVAQIIAFVYKLKNRTIA encoded by the coding sequence ATGGCCCGCCCCGACGCCACCGAAAAGGCTACCCCCAAACGAAGGCGCGAGGCCCGCGAGCGCGGGCAGGTCGCGCGTTCCCAGGACATCGGCGGCTCGGCGATCTTCTTGGCGATCGTCATCGCGCTGCACGCGGGCTTCATGGCCGCGCTCGGCGCCGGCGCGCAAGCGTTTCAAGTCGCGCTGACCCACGCCGGCGCGCACGACGAGCTGACGATCAGCTCCGTCGGCGGGCTGTTCGCCGGCGCGATGCTGCCGTACGCGCCGCTGCTCGCGATGGCGTTCGGTGCGGCGGTCGTCCTGGCTGTGGTCGCCAACGTGCTGCAGTTCGGGTTGTTGTTCTCACCCGCGCTGCTCGCGCCGAACTTCGGCAAGCTCAACCCGCTGGCGGGGTTCAAGCGAATTTTCTTCTCGCCGCAGACGCTGGTGCAGTTCGCCAAGCAGCTCCTGAAGCTGACGATCGTCATCATCATCTGCTGGCTGGGCGTGAAGGACAACTTCACGCTGCTCTACGCGCTGGCGCACGCCTCGCCGCACGACATCATCGTGACGATCGAAGGAATCGTCTTCGGAATCGGGTTGAAGGTCGGCATCTTGCTGCTGCTGCTCGGGATCGCGGACTACGTCTGGGAGCGGCGCCGCCTCGAGCAGTCGCTGAAGATGACGAAAACCGAAGTGCGCGACGAACACCGCCAGCAAGAAGGGAACCCCGAAGCGAAGCAGGCGCTGCGCCAGCGACAGCGCGCGATGGCGCGCAAGCGCATGATGGCCGCCGTCCCGAAGGCGACGGTGGTCGTGACGAACCCGACCCACTACGCCGTCGCGCTGCTGTGGGACGAGATCAAGATGGACGCGCCGCTCTTGGTCGCCAAAGGCACGGACCTCATCGCCAAGCGCATCCGCGAGCTGGCCGCCGAGCACGACGTCCCGATCCTGGAGAACCCGCCGCTCGCGCGCACGCTCTACGCGAAGGTCGAGCTCGATTCGCCCGTCCCGCCCGACATGTACGCCGCGGTCGCCCAAATAATCGCCTTCGTCTACAAGCTGAAAAACCGCACGATCGCCTGA
- a CDS encoding flagellar biosynthetic protein FliO — protein sequence MTADVVLRAIWAFAVVALLLVGLTYVVRSLNRGRLVAATGRRLVTVVESTVLAQNVSVHVVKVGDRYYLVGGGSAGVTHIADVPPDVVDPYIETQRKALGEQRDAVLRLLQRFRR from the coding sequence ATGACCGCCGATGTCGTCCTGCGGGCGATCTGGGCCTTTGCGGTCGTCGCCCTGCTGCTGGTCGGGCTGACCTACGTGGTCCGCTCGCTGAACCGCGGCCGGCTGGTCGCCGCGACGGGCCGCCGGCTGGTGACCGTCGTCGAGTCGACCGTGCTGGCGCAGAACGTCTCCGTTCACGTCGTCAAGGTCGGCGACCGATACTATCTGGTAGGCGGAGGATCCGCCGGAGTAACCCACATCGCCGACGTCCCCCCGGACGTGGTCGACCCCTACATCGAGACGCAACGGAAGGCGCTCGGGGAGCAACGCGACGCGGTGCTCCGCCTGCTGCAGAGATTCCGAAGATAA
- the fliP gene encoding flagellar type III secretion system pore protein FliP (The bacterial flagellar biogenesis protein FliP forms a type III secretion system (T3SS)-type pore required for flagellar assembly.) translates to MGALAGGLALVLFAVPALAQGVPGPSSPTLPIPRVNIGVTPSTKPSDVALSLQILLLLTVVTLAPTLLVLLTSFTRIVVVLSFVRTALGTQQVPPTQVLVGLSLLLTFFVMNPVIQDINKNALQPYLGNKISQKVAIDRAAKPLRAFMFKQTREKDIALFYSLTKEPRPANQDDVPTYLLVPAFVISELKTAFQIGFAIYIPFIVIDMVVASVLLSMGMMMIPPVIISLPFKILIFLLVDGWNLTVAALFASFNR, encoded by the coding sequence CTGGGCGCGCTGGCCGGAGGTTTGGCCCTCGTGCTCTTTGCGGTGCCCGCGCTCGCGCAGGGCGTCCCGGGCCCGTCGAGTCCGACGCTCCCGATCCCGCGCGTGAACATCGGCGTGACGCCCTCGACCAAGCCCTCCGACGTCGCGCTCTCGCTGCAGATCCTGCTGCTGCTGACCGTCGTCACGCTGGCGCCGACGCTGCTCGTGCTGCTGACCTCGTTCACCCGCATCGTGGTCGTCCTCTCGTTCGTCCGCACGGCGCTGGGGACGCAGCAGGTTCCGCCGACGCAGGTGCTGGTCGGGCTCTCGCTACTGCTGACGTTCTTCGTGATGAACCCGGTGATCCAGGACATCAACAAGAACGCGCTGCAGCCGTACCTCGGCAACAAGATCTCGCAAAAAGTCGCGATCGACCGGGCCGCCAAGCCGCTGCGCGCGTTCATGTTCAAGCAAACGCGCGAGAAGGACATCGCCCTGTTCTACTCGCTGACGAAGGAGCCGCGTCCGGCGAACCAGGACGACGTCCCGACCTACCTGCTCGTCCCCGCGTTCGTGATCAGCGAGCTGAAGACGGCGTTCCAGATCGGCTTCGCGATCTACATCCCGTTCATCGTGATCGACATGGTCGTCGCCTCGGTGCTGCTCTCGATGGGGATGATGATGATCCCCCCGGTGATCATCTCGCTCCCGTTCAAGATCTTGATCTTCCTGCTGGTCGACGGCTGGAACCTCACCGTCGCCGCATTGTTCGCGAGCTTCAATCGATGA